CAGAAGATTGCGCGCAGCATGGCCGAGATCCTTAACGCCGCCGGGGTGGACTGGGCGGTGCTGGGCACCCGCGAGAAGTGCACCGGCGACTCGGCGCGGCGCGCGGGCAACGAGTACCTCTTCTTCCAGCTCGCCACCGAGAACGTGGCCACCCTGAACGAGGTGGCGCCGAAGAAGATCGTTACCACCTGCCCCCACTGCATGCACACGATCGGCAACGAGTACCCCCAGTTCGGCGGCGAGTACGAGGTGGTCCACCACAGCGCCTTCATCGAGCAGCTCCTCGCCGAGGGGCGGCTGGACGTCAAGCCCTTCGACGCCGGCGCCAAGGCGACCTTCCACGACCCCTGCTACCTGGGCCGCCACAACGGCCAGTACGAGGCGCCCCGCGACGTGGTGGGGGCGCTCGGCTTCGTGATCGAGGACCCGGGCCGCAACCGCGAGAACGCCTTCTGCTGCGGCGCCGGCGGCGCGATGTTCTGGAAGGAGGAGGCCCCGGGGGCCGAGCGCATTCCCGAAAACCGCTACCGCGAGCTGGTGGGCACCGGGGCCGAGGTGATCGCCACCGCCTGCCCCTTCTGCACCCAGATGTTCGAGACCGAGGCGGCGAACGCCGAGGGCGGGCCCGAGGTGCGCGACCTCGCTGAGCTGGTCGCCGAGGAGCTGCGCAAGAAGCGGGCCTACCTGGGCAGCAGCCGCCCGGCGCTGGGGTAGCCGCGCACCCGTCCCCGAGGGCTATACTTGAGTACCCCACTCGGGTATACTGAACGCATGAGCGAGGAGACCCAAAGCCAGGCCGCCGCGGCCGAGGCGGCCGAGCTGCCCACCAAGGAACAGATCCTCGAGGCCCTGAAGGTGGTCAAGGATCCCGAGATCCCCATCAACGTCGTGGACCTGGGCTTGATCTACAACGTGGACGTCAAACCCAACGGCATCGTCGACATCGACATGACCCTGACCGCGATCGGCTGCCCGGTGCAGGACATGATCAAGGCCGACGCCGAGCTGGCGGTGATGCGCGTGCCCGGGGTCAAGGGGGTGAACGTCGACTTCGTCTGGAGTCCGCCCTGGACGCCCGCCAAGATGAGCGAAGAGGGCAAGAAGCAGATGCGCATGTTCGGCTTCAACGTCTGAAGCCGCTGCGATGAGGTACAGGCCGGCGCCGCGCCGGCCTTTTCGTTAGACTGAGACCATGCGCTATACCCGAGAACGGCTGCTGGAGCTCGAGGACCGCGCCCTCGCCCCCTACGC
The DNA window shown above is from Oceanithermus desulfurans and carries:
- a CDS encoding metal-sulfur cluster assembly factor, whose protein sequence is MSEETQSQAAAAEAAELPTKEQILEALKVVKDPEIPINVVDLGLIYNVDVKPNGIVDIDMTLTAIGCPVQDMIKADAELAVMRVPGVKGVNVDFVWSPPWTPAKMSEEGKKQMRMFGFNV